In a genomic window of Rhinoderma darwinii isolate aRhiDar2 chromosome 10, aRhiDar2.hap1, whole genome shotgun sequence:
- the BUD13 gene encoding BUD13 homolog, whose amino-acid sequence MAAPAGKVQGISKADYLKRYLDTGSLDDGPAEKKKKKKKRVEAKGMRIVDDDAEDWKKGPIKKEEAVEEEDDQPLVAEFVDERPEEIKRMEEFRNTNKWKVIKGDESPEDERSQDEDARAREDISATAMKTGHSSPVCSDHSSKKDRPDSPDPSSPQEGRDDSSDPSPPRRTRHDSSDHSPPPKRLQNTLKPLSPRRARRATPDASPPRRARRATPDASPPRRARRATPDASPPRRARRATPDASPPRRARRATPDASPPRRARRASPNASPPRRARRASPDASPPKRAGRASPDTSPPRRAGRASPPRRARRASPDASPPRRARRASPDASPVRRASPDSSPPRRARRASPDASPRRVRRASPPRGGRWTSPDTSPPRRGRSASPPMRGRRASPDAPPPWRARRDSPYASPPRRGRRFSPDASPRRGRRLSPDASPPRRGRRLSPDASPRRGRRFSPDASPPRRGRRLSPDASPRRGRRLSPDAPPRVGRRLSPDASPPRRGRRLSPDAPPPRRGRPASPPRRGRGASPPRGGRRDAPDSSPPRGGRRDAPDASPPRGGRRDSPDAAPPPRGRWDSPDPSSPQKIKRLYTNSAQRNLNISPDCQKERCETSLDSYAKGSKRNLKKSDRISPHSSLRHDSDSDESAPQNRSLSPPRESRKKAIRQKDLQMSPQRGAPLKGSDSDLSPPRQVQIRGSDSDLSPPRRRVESEKNTSSSQMLSGSRAGLVSATVLRKEKEEQRRAEKNNKNLEDDSRTTETVFRDKSGKRRDLNSERKQQLQDQAMQEKKDEMYAKWGKGLAQQEQQRQNLENAAREMSKPLARYIDDEDLDRMLREQERDGDPMAKFLKKKMDKESKDRKERPKYKGPNPPINRFNILPGYRWDGVDRSNGFENQYFARASEKKATQESAYKWSVEDM is encoded by the exons ATGGCTGCGCCCGCAGGTAAAGTGCAGGGGATCTCTAAAGCCGACTATCTGAAGCGCTATCTGGATACAGGGAGTTTAGATGATGGACCAGccgaaaagaagaagaaaaagaagaagagggTGGAGGCAAAGGG CATGCGAATAGTAGATGATGAtgcagaagactggaagaagggaCCTATAAAAAAGGAAGAAGCTGTGGAAGAAGAGGATGACCAGCCCTTG GTGGCAGAGTTTGTAGATGAACGTCCAGAGGAAATCAAGCGCATGGAAGAATTCAGGAACACCAATAAGTGGAAAGTGATAAAAG GTGAtgagtcccctgaagatgaaagaTCCCAGGATGAAGATGCAAG GGCCAGAGAAGATATCTCTGCCACAGCTATGAAGACTGGTCATAGTTCTCCTGTCTGTTCAGACCACTCTTCAAAAAAGGACAGACCTGACTCTCCAGACCCTTCTTCACCTCAAGAGGGCAGAGATGACTCTTCAGACCCTTCTCCACCTCGAAGGACCAGACATGACTCTTCAGACCATTCCCCTCCCCCAAAAAGGCTACAAAATACATTAAAACCACTTTCCCCCAGGAGGGCCAGACGGGCCACCCCAGACGCCTCTCCTCCCAGGAGGGCCAGACGGGCCACCCCAGACGCCTCTCCTCCCAGGAGGGCCAGACGGGCCACCCCAGACGCCTCTCCTCCCAGGAGGGCCAGGCGGGCCACCCCAGACGCCTCTCCTCCCAGGAGGGCCAGGCGGGCCACCCCAGACGCCTCTCCTCCCAGGAGGGCCAGGCGGGCCTCTCCAAACGCCTCTCCTCCCAGGAGGGCCAGGCGGGCCTCTCCAGACGCCTCTCCTCCCAAGAGGGCCGGGCGGGCCTCTCCAGACACCTCTCCTCCCAGGAGGGCCGGGCGGGCCTCTCCCCCTAGGAGGGCCAGGCGGGCCTCTCCGGACGCCTCTCCCCCTAGGAGGGCCAGGCGGGCCTCTCCAGACGCCTCTCCTGTCAGGCGGGCCTCGCCAGACTCGTCTCCTCCCAGGAGGGCCAGACGGGCCTCTCCAGACGCCTCTCCCAGGAGGGTCAGGCGGGCCTCTCCTCCCAGAGGGGGCAGGTGGACCTCTCCGGACACCTCTCCTCCCAGGAGGGGCAGATCAGCCTCTCCACCCATGAGGGGCAGAAGGGCCTCTCCCGATGCTCCTCCACCCTGGAGGGCCAGACGAGACTCTCCATACGCCTCTCCTCCCAGGAGGGGCAGACGGTTCTCTCCGGACGCTTCTCCCAGGAGGGGCAGACGGCTCTCTCCGGACGCTTCTCCTCCCAGGAGGGGCAGACGGCTCTCTCCGGACGCTTCTCCCAGGAGGGGCAGACGGTTCTCTCCGGACGCTTCTCCTCCCAGGAGGGGCAGACGGCTCTCTCCGGACGCTTCGCCCAGGAGGGGCAGACGGCTCTCTCCGGACGCTCCTCCCAGGGTGGGCAGACGGCTCTCTCCTGACGCTTCTCCTCCCAGGAGGGGCAGACGGCTCTCTCCGGACGCGCCTCCACCCAGGAGAGGCAGACCGGCCTCACCACCCAGGAGAGGAAGAGGGGCCTCTCCACCCAGGGGGGGCAGACGGGACGCTCCAGACTCCTCTCCACCCAGGGGGGGCAGACGGGACGCTCCAGACGCCTCTCCACCCAGGGGGGGCAGACGGGACTCTCCAGACGCTGCTCCACCCCCGAGAGGCAGATGGGATTCTCCAGATCCATCCTCTCCCCAAAAAATCAAGAGACTCTACACAAATTCTGCTCAGAGGAATCTAAATATCTCCCCAGATTGTCAAAAAGAAAGGTGTGAGACAAGTTTGGACTCTTATGCTAAAGGATCAAAACGTAATCTAAAGAAATCTGATCGCATATCTCCTCATTCCTCCTTGCGTCATGATTCTGATTCCGACGAATCTGCACCTCAGAATAGATCGTTGTCACCACCACGAGAGAGTCGGAAAAAAG CTATACGACAGAAGGACTTACAAATGTCTCCTCAAAGGGGTGCTCCGCTTAAAGGTTCAGACTCTGACTTGTCACCTCCTCGCCAAGTGCAGATAAGAGGCTCTGATTCAGACTTGTCACCGCCACGACGAAGAGTTGAGTCTGAAAAAAATACTTCATCTTCACAG ATGCTCTCAGGTAGCAGAGCTGGCCTGGTGTCTGCAACTGTTCTGAGAAAAGAGAAAGAAGAACAGAGAAGAGCAGAGAAAAATAACAAGAACCTGGAAG ATGATTCAAGGACCACAGAGACCGTATTTCGAGACAAAAGCGGAAAACGTAGAGACTTAAATTCTGAACGGAAACAGCAACTGCAGGACCAGGCCATGCAGGAGAAAAAAGATGAGATGTATGCCAAATGGGGCAAAGG TTTGGCCCAACAGGAACAGCAGCGTCAGAATTTGGAGAATGCCGCCCGAGAAATGTCAAAACCTCTCGCTCGCTACATTGATGATGAGGACCTGGACCGCATGTTGCGTGAACAGGAGAGAGACGGAGATCCAATGGCAAAGTTTCTGAAAAAGAAGATGGATAAAGAAAGCAAAGACAGGAAAG AGCGCCCAAAATACAAGGGTCCTAATCCTCCAATCAACAGATTTAATATTTTGCCAGGGTACCGCTGGGATGGTGTGGACAG GTCCAATGGATTTGAGAACCAGTATTTTGCAAGAGCATCTGAAAAGAAAGCTACACAGGAGTCTGCTTACAAGTGGAGCGTAGAAGATATGTGA